The following nucleotide sequence is from Hylaeus volcanicus isolate JK05 chromosome 3, UHH_iyHylVolc1.0_haploid, whole genome shotgun sequence.
AAGAGTATGGTTCTGAAATCATTCGAGAATTAGTTGTGTCAGATTAACGCAGGGTGACTACGTCTTCCTGTAGCACCACTATTTGGTGATTAACCAACAAATAGACATCCCTCCTATCATTCCTTCACAGAAACCCGCTTTCAATCATTCCTCTCGAAAAAACCCACGAAATCGTTCAAAATTCTCGGAAGACCAGAGACAGTTTCGCCAATCTTCATTTTCGCCTCGAAACAGGCCACCAGAATTCTATATCGATTCGATATCCCCCCCCTCTGGGTTACTTTAAAACTGGGAGTCACCGTTCGTTACCAAGGGGGGGGAGGCGCGAGTAATTGAGAGAGACCAGGCCAGCGGCAGAAGCCAAGGCAAACAGTCCATCAGCACGCTTCGCCCCGGCTGTGGAAGAGTGAAAACTACAGAAAGAGTTTCCcgatttaattagaaaatttgagaGGAGACCGTAGATAAGGCTCCAGTTAATTATCAGCCGCGGATAGGCGGGTGGGGTGAGGCCTGGAAGACGTTTCTCACGATTTGAAGTTCTTCCCTGCTCCGACCAATCAGGACGAACCCGATTCCGAGTCCTGAACCCTTAGACTTGACGTTGAACGTCAGAGGTTCTGTCTTTGAGCACCGATTTACTCCTGGTTGACGAGTATAGGACATCgtggaaaagaaaacaacCAGAGTGTTCGTCCTTTTTTACTTTCTCAAGAGATCCTTGGAGTTCTGTTGAAAAGTCTCGTGGTTTATTCATGGGTGCAATGCGTGGAACCTAGTTGAAGGCAAGGATAAAAGTTTATACAAACTTGGGCTGTGTCTGAATTTTTTGTCCAAGTTTTGGGCATTTTTGTATCTTAAACAGGTCCATTTAAAAGGTATTTGTGTCAGTTTGAACACTTATCGTATAGATAAATGATAGTCAAATGGCGTCTGAAGCACCCTGGTGGCGTCACAGATAGCGTCACAAACAAACCAATAGCGTCACAGAGGTTCTTGTGGCGCCAGCAGTCCATGTGCTCGCCGTGCGATCATTAtgaaacgatttaaaatatatacaaagtattttaGTACCTGCTTTTGAAACCCTAAGATAATAGTACAACGAGGCCTCATTCATTTTTTGcttaaacgtaaataaatacctTGAAATTGCCACCGAAAGGATAAACAAGAGGAGGAGGATACAGTTGCCTTTTGTCTCGGAGTTGGTTGTTTGCGCTTTCCGCAATCCATCCCATCCCAAGGATGCTCAGCAGAGGCAGCGTCCATCCCACTTTCATCTAAACAAACACAACGCTGTTTACATCCCTAAAATTGCGACTTCCAAATAAGTATTCTCTATGAAATACCTTTACTGCATCCATGACAAAAgaccacaaataaaataaaagaccaCAGAAGAAATAGCACCCTGTCAACCCGCCTGAAACACCATTCACCTATTCAGCCTATTCTCCTGACGTCTATCTTCGCGGAACTATCAAGCTCAACGAAGAAGGTTGCCGAAATCGTCggtaaaaatttggaaacacgCGTTACCCAGCTGGAGGATGAAATCTGCGAGGCAATTTTGTCCTCTCCGCGCGGGCACAAAGGTACGCAAGACAACGCCAAACTAGCAACTCGGAGTCTGTCGTCCCGAGGCTGCTCGAACTTCCAGTTTCTCGACGAAATTAACGTGCCATCCGCCAACTCGCGGCGTAGTTACACCGGAGGCTTTCGCGACTACTGTGCACCGCGACGATTCACCGAGGACACACCTGTCTAACCGGTGTTTATCGATGATCAGACACCTGGTCCTGTAACGAAGAAAGACAACAAGGTTGTTTGCCCATTTGGTCATCGAACTGGTCCTGCCTTGGGCGTGTCGGTTAGAGCAGTCTTCATAATCACAGTTACGTGGAAGTTGTCAAGTGAACGTCTAACTCTCTCCGCGACTAGGTGGGCGACAACTTCTGAATAAGTGGCGGTGCGCGGGCCAAGTTTCGGGAACATGGAGATCGCAGCTTGAAACTTGCCGCCTCTGGGACGACAAAGGGACTGAAATGCATATGTAAACAGCCGGATAGCGCGGCCAGGGTGCGAGGATTTTTCAGAAACGGAATGTTGGCGGGTGAATGCACTTCTCGAGAGCTGGATTTTAGGGCGTTGATGTTGATACCTCGGGGGTTGAGGTTTGGCATTGAAATGTTGAGGATGCAGGATTACGACGGAGCTCAAGTTGCGGAGTTAAGTCGTTTAGTGCTGGTGGCTTTCTTAGCGTTTTAGTATCTTATAGTGGAGGATAGTTGTGGTTAGAATAAGACTCTGGTATTTGAGGATGTAAGGAGGTAGAGACTTAACAGATGTCTTTTCAGGGTATAAGGAGGATTAGATGAAGTATGAATTGAGCAGGGGCTGAAATAATTAGCAACCATAAGGCGATGATAGtttcatgtaaaatttataGTTGGAGACAGCTGTATGAAGGAGTGCTCTGTTAGGAAAATTCCTGTTGATGAGGCTAGTCGATAACACAGACATAAATTAGGTCTGGGTTAAATCGATAAGGCAGGATATTTTGTTGGTAGTGGAGAACATTTCGTCGATTCATTCTTCGATCAGTTAGGGCTGTGCACTGCCGATTCCTATCGATATACATTACCAACGGAGTACTCTATTTTACGTTAGGTGGATAGTGATCTATCAGGCTCGATTGTTAGGTATTTGAGGATTGCTATTGCAATGTACAAGATTTGGGACCACAAAGAAACCTGTTTACGTATTATCCTCCATTATTCTAATCGCGAGGTTTACCAATTGAAAGTTCCACGCTCATAGCATacaaatgtttctattttacatattacaaatttgCGATATCATTCCTATTATCGGGAACACGAGAAGGTAGCAGGCTAAAATTTCCAGGATCCCTGATCGCCGTAGCGATTTCAACGAGCCCGGCTAGAACGTGAACacgaaaatgcaaaaaaaaccgtcctcaaaaaaaaaaaaaggaaaacaaacaaacgagaACCAAACGGACGATGCGAAGTGGAAACGAAATCGCAAACAGAGGAAACCTGATTGAAAATCGTGACAAACCGTCGCGCGAACGATCAAAAGTGAACGTATAGCGTGACAAAAAGTTCAATGGTCTTATATCGCGTTTGCCGGCATTTTACGACGAGCTTCGACAGCGGAATTTACTTAAGACTTTTCCGTGTCTCGTCCGCGAAAGTGGAACGGGACACGGCGCGGGCGGTTCGATCACTGAGCTAAAATCGTGTCGACTTATGGCTGGATCCGGAGGATATCACAAAAGGCGTCTGGTCCCATCGATCGACTCAATTGGACGCTGAATGGAACTACGGCGTCCACTAGCGATGACATTGATAAAAGACACTCGCGAAACGACCCTGGGTTTGGGTACTTTTGTGGTAGAGCTAATTCGTATTCAAAAGGGTGTaatttccttcaatttttcacCTTCTGATGGTATTTTAACCCATTCAGTGCCAGGCACATTGAGAGCTTCTTGTCTTGgacgccaagatttaatacagatgcgtaatctagattattatttttataataaacagtGATATTAAGTTTgttgatttaaaaagaaaatttacgatcttcttttgcaataattcgtgactgaAAAGGCTATCAAATATAAACtcatcccttgagtaattgcaatcaatttaaactacgagacatctcgtagttgacAGCGAATGGGTCAACAACTCCCAACGAAAAGTTTATAAACGCCAACTGTAACATTTGCGTACCTACCATCAGCAAGGTGAAACTTTGTAGGGTAGTTTAACCCCTCGTACTTGAACtggctaaaaaaaaaaatacacagtTTCAATTCTTGAAGAGTGATACGAATCGATGGACGCGTTAACGAGTATGTCACCAAATTGATCCCATGACTAACCTGTCCACTGTTCGCAACGCGAACTGTCGATCTGGACCGTTTCGATCACTGTCCGTTCcttgttattcgaaatggtGATTGCTCGCTATCAACCGAGATTGGTATCGTCGCGAGGCTGCGTAAGCAGGATTTACGAGCTCgcgaaattcgtttaaattgcgGCAGTCAGGACAGTGATCGATACCCCGCGGAAAATCCTTCTAATATCCCGGAATTTCCCGTTAAGTATTTCGCAGCAGGGAACACAAAGCGGCACCATGTCACTATGAAATCGTTCCTTTATTCCTTATTAATCATAAAGAGACAGCAAAAACAGAATACAGAGCCTCATTTGAGCTTCCTGGGAGCTACTGCAACGAAATTTACTCGGTACTTCTTCGTCTTTCCGCCGACTTCGGTGTCAAAACTCCCCGTCCCGCGTTGAATTCGATTATGACAAAGTGTGCATGGAAAAATGAGATATCGTCGAAcgaaattcgaatgaaaaattcatcagATCTTCGGGAAGCTGTCGATGGTTCTAATAAATAAGCGACGGTCCCCTTCGGACCCGGTCCGAGAAGTGGACGTTTAAATCCGCCATCCCCTCAAGTGAGCGCGATCTCCGTGAATGATTCCAAGGGTGACTCGACGCAATCGGGGTAGGCCAGAATACAGTCACCGCCAGATCTTCCCAATCGTTCCGCTTCCTGATACAATTCGTCGACGCTCTGGTGAGTGGAATTGCCTGTCCCTGGCAAGTCTTCCGTTGGCCTGAAGGAAAAATTCGAGTCTCAGCCTGGTCACGCGAAGGGTTCGTTAAGCTAACAATAAGGGCAAGGTGTCAGTTTCGAGATGGGATTCAGAGATTACGAAAAGCATCATAAATTAGTACGTAGTCATTCTAATATGTCGATGAGCGTTTCGTAACCAGAATTTCTCTACCGTTGTCGACGTTAGTGGCGCGTTAGGCGCCGATTGTTCCTAGGATATCGCGCAGAGTTTACGCTGCTGGAAATTCTACGGATGACGTGTGTACACGGAGGAACACTACAAAGCGAAAACCTACGCGAAACACCTTCCATTAGAAGCTTAATGCACGCGCCTAACTTCGTCGCAATTAGAACGCCGCCACTGGCTCGGTTGCAATTTCCTTTCAAGTACACGCGGCCGCGTTTCGAATAGCAAATACGTGCCCAGAGTTTGCAACCGCCAGACCCGATCGTTCGACGTATACTTCAACGTCTGGCAAAGTATACCCGCTGATCGGGCACTAATTAGATCATTCCTCGCAGGTCCCGCGCAGACCTGTTCTTGATTGCTAATCGTTTCTTAAACGATGcttgtttaaaacaaattgtttGTATACAAGACCCTTTACTGACTGTTTTAACCCCTTGACATGCAATCACGAGCTAGGGTCGTCTATTCGTTTCACGTGCCAGTGTAGACTTTGATGAGTCCGATCCGACAGAAGGTATTTTCAGCGGGCACCGTGcagtatataattatattgctTCTCTTAAACCATCCAGTGGGACACTTGGTGTTCATAAGTAAAGgtcgattgaaatatttattgtgttaattgtaaattcaatGTTGATATTGTAACATTGCATAGTGGACAGAAGTAAACGTATGTAGGCAATGTGGAATAACTCTGTTGGTAGTACAGTCCACTCTGTTGGTATCGTAGAAGAGTCGATAATAATGTTCGCAAGCTTTATCGACAGAGTGTCCTGTACTATCGACAGCCTATTCTGCGTTGTCAATAGAATACTCTACATTAACGACCAATATGGTAAAAGAAGACCTTCCCGATATCGTATCGACATAGTTTAAACACTGGCACGCTAGAGACGTACAATATTGTTACTTCCGCGGGAGCTAGGCGCAGCTGTTTCCAACGACGTTCTTCGTCATTCCTGTACAAGGCTTTGCCCGTACAACGTCGATTAACTAAATTCCGCCAGTACACCACGCCCCACTTTATCGAGGACGAGCAGGACAGCCATTAGACTCCTCCAATGGAATTCATTAAACGGAAGCTcctaaagaaatgaattttcgtttcgaaatgcACGCGATGGGGCTTCGGTGAAAGCGCGATTCGTCGCAATGAACTTACGTTAAAATTAAGTGGATCACCTCCTGGAGAACGTCCTGGCCTCGTGTCCTGCCAAATGGTGTCTCCGCGAGCTCGCAAATGGTCCTTAAAAGACATTCCCTGCCGTCCCGCCAGCCGTGCCTGCACACAGAAAAcgttcaatattaatttctcctCGGAGTTCGTCGCGGCTCCTCGTCgcctatttattttctctttttctcccttACTCCCCAAACTCCCCTCTCCCGCTGCATCCACTTCCTTGTCTTCAGTGCCGTCTTTTTTTCCCTACCTGTATCCCGATCGCGGCGTAGgagtaattttattagaaagttGCACGGTGGCGGGCTTCTCGGCGAACCGTGCCGCTGCCGGACGATATTGGTTTTATGAAACGGGTAAAAGAGAATTCTTAAACGCGTCCCGCGTTTCCGCGGACGGCCCCGTGCTCAGAAATTCATTAGCCCAACGTTTCTTAGTTAAAGTAAGTGCCTCTATCTTCAATGTGTTTGTTTATCCATCATCGTTTTGAGGGGTAGTGGAAAACTCTGGACTATATCCTTCTTGGACCAAATTCcttaccacgagtctcactcgtGATTGtaggccaaagggttaatgtaaATATCTCCTGTGGTCGAgggtatattaaatttctagaatatttCGATGGAGTTAAGGCAAGATTGTGCAGACGTCCTCTAGAATGTCATTGGACTTGCAAAGTGAGAAAAGAACAATCTCTTTTGCCTTGAATAGATTGCTTTGGTACATTTTGCATACTAAAGGTGCGAGATCATCGATACATGAATGTTTGaggattcaattttatgtttgaTATTGCCTTAGTCCCGTTGAAGAATCGCCGCGAAAATGGTTTCATCGAACGAGCTAACTCGTTTCACGCGACATCGCGTACCCCCGACGCTCTCGAATCAGCTCCGACACTTCCTTAACTTTCAAAGCACCTTTCCAAAGCGAACCTTCCCGCTTGTTACGTACGCTTTACGTCCTCTCTACCCTCGTCGGCGAAGTAATTGCCTTATGTCCCAATTAATTTATGTTCGAGTTCCCGTCTTTACCTGTATCTGTCTCTCACCCCCCGAGCCCTTTGATCTTAGAGGTCGCGATGCTCGCTTACACCCACGCCGAGAACTCTCTTTGTTACTTTCGAGAGCAATCATTCTGTAAACTGGTGCCTCGATTGCAGCGTTGTGAATCAATGACACTGAAACCTTTCCATTCAGGTTAGTTGGAATGATGTCAAGGAAGAAACCATCCCTTATATTCGTTTCCTTACGAAAAttcaattggaatttttctgTTCGTAATTTATAGTGCTCCAGAGGTAGtacaattcttattttatatattaaatgaataagtAGAGCAGTCTATAAAATTCTTACTCGAGATGAATCGAGAAGTTCTTTGTTAGTTTGCTATCCGACGTTACGTTTTCGAGATACAAGCAGGTGAAGTGCTGAGGTGATTCCAGGCGCGCGCCATTTTGATTCCAGTCAGCTGATAGCGACGTTCCACGcgtaagaattttatttgttttgggGACCTTGCACAACTTTCAATCAATATTATGAAACATAACGTGGGAGTTGTTGAAATAATGAGAATTCTGTCGATCCAATGGTAATTCATTCGCGAGCAACGTTGTCATTGGCCAGCTGATGTAAATCACGTTCGAAATTATTCGTTCCCCAGTCATAGCCAGCGTGCATAATATTCTCAACGCGTCGCGCCCAATTTCCGCTATTCTAGGCATTCGTTTCAAGAACCACTCGGTTGTCCCATGGTTCATAAAACGTGTTTCGAGTGCTCAACCGCGCGTATGCGATAAAGCCCCCGACTCCCGTTTGTTTCGCGTAATCAGCGTCCCATTGTACGGCCTATCGGCGATAAACACGAATTGCAGCGAGCTGGTTTGGATGATCCACGGCTAGAAAATGGAGTTTCATTAAGCATCGCCGGGCCTGGTCACGGCCAATTCCGGTCTCGAGTTAATTACGAATTCATTCGATCGGTTGCAGCGATGTTTGGCGATTTATCGGACAATTTTCGACGGCGACGCGAGCTTGCCTTTCCGATTAAAGTTTTTGAATTTCCATTCCTcagttttctattaaaattgtatatagaGTTGATTATTGAAACGTGGTAGCAGAGTTGGGAAAGGGTAGGGATTTCTTATCGGTGGAGTAGAACACTCTGTTGGTAAGACTCTGTAATGTAGAACACTTGATCGATAAGGCAGATTACTACTTCTTATCAACTGGGTATATTTTATCTTATACGTAGACTGTGGATTGTATGTATTTGtgttataaagtaatataactaacacatgctaaacataaccaaTCGGTATGtacacttatgcaaaatgaaataacaatattattatattaattgtagaatatattcagcATAGATCatgtacattttatgtatgtttccTGTATTATTATGcggtataaatacatacaaatcTGCACTCTACTTGTAACGTAAGAATTCGCAATCCAAAACTGtgagattatttaaaatagaagaatcaATCTCCCGGGAGTGGATTCCAGTGAAAATTTGTGAGTGAATCCATTGGAACTCCAGAGTGACGAGGTTCTAGAGCTCAGCCATTAGTGTAGAGATGATTCGTAGAAACTCACCGATCTAATGCGTTTTCGATGGTCGCATAAGTGTCCTGGAGATTCAAATCCCTCATCTGCCTGGCTGGTATTATTGTAGGCTCTAGCTGCGACAAGTTCGACGGAAGTTTATAATTGAATTGGAACGCGGACGAGAACACCACGCCGCCCCTCTTGCCCATGGTAACCGGAACCGAGACACCCAGCGTGAGCTGGAAAATGGAACAAGCAGTCTCGGATGAGAAGGAACGATCCGTTTTCGCGAAACTAGTTTCCCGCTGGCGCAAAAGAATTTGGGATGTTTGGAGAGGGTAAGCGTAGTTCTGGATGTTGGAATCAAAGACTTCGTGGAAGTTCGACGCTGGgtatattttcaagaatatgtTGGAAGAATCTATATGGGAAGAAAGTGATTACTTTTGGAAAAACATGATTGAAGAGTAGGCGTGCCTTCATTTTGGATGCTGTGCATTGAGATGCAATttcttggaaaataataacgaagaaaaagaaagaggacAAGGAACATATCTCTGCAGACgtgaaagaataatttttattctaaatttctaGACAATTACTTTGTTAGTTTAAATTCCCGggtaaaataattactttttactcTACGAGCAGAAATCAAGTTCAATTAAACGAATGAGCGTTTCCACACAGTAACCTTGACTTGGCatgtattttaatcgaaagtcGATGCTTTCGAGGACCGCCATGATTGATGGAATCGCCTAATACGCGATGGTCCAGGGCGAGAGTAACGTTGGCGAAAAAATAGAAACCGGTAAAACCTGGATGACGAAGCGAACAGTGTAGTTGACTGTAACAAACTGCGTTCACGGTTCGCATCCGAAAGCAGGCGAATTTCTCTCCGATTTTTCGAGAGCAAGCCACAATGCAGCGTCGCGTGCCGCTTTCCATGGAAATGACGGAGTCCTGGGGGAAAAGTATCCGGAATTCGCAACGAAGCAACGATGAAGGAAGCGTACCACGAAGTCGGTTCGATAGGTTCCGTGAAAACGTGGCAAtttggaattaaaaaagaatttcctgAAGGAGTTGCGCCACTCGCTGGGCGATATAAGCTTCGCTAGAGTGCGCATGAAGCCAATGCACCGTCAAATGGGATTACATTCAACACTTCTCTACTTTGAAGTTGCGCTGTGCACGCTTTGAGATAggcgaaggaaaaagaaattgctgCGAGAGGTTAGGTTTCAATTGGAAAAGTTGAAGGTAAAGGGGCTTTTCTGTTAACAACTGTAACATTCCTCCTTAAAAACGTTACACACttccattaataaaattaatcaaaagaAGTTTATTTACACGAAGCTATCGCATCATCTCTTATGATCCAACCTAACATCTTAACGAAATCTCTACTTGGAAGTGACGAGCAAAGGGTGATCTTTCATCCAATTTCTCGATTCCTCcggttcgtttatttaaaagcgTCCTCTTTCGCGAGGGAGCTGCGAATGCGCCTTTAAGCTCCTTTTTCGAGATTGCTTAGTCAAACGTTTCGCGAGAGCCCCTTATTAAGAACGAATCAACCATCCTCCAAGCCTTGGTTGGTTCGTCGCAGCGAGCCATCGACGAGCGTCGGAGCCGTTGAgcttcttcctcttcgtcgtcgtctcGGAGGCAGAAAACATTACGAATTCAATGCAAACAGAGGCGCAATCTAATTAGAGGAAAACTCGGGAAGGAGTACTCGTTATCCCGGCAACGGGCTTAATAAGTTTCGTGGCCTGTCCAGGAAGATAAGAAGCTGGATTGCAGCTCGGTTTATCCGGAACCGTCGCCTGGCGTGGACAAATGTTTGGGAAATCGAGGGATTGGTTTAGGAAATGGTTGGAGAAACCAGAACCGTGGAAAACGAGTTGTACTTGGAGATATATCTTCTTTATGATAATATCAACACTAAAGCTGCCGAGGTTTACCTATTTCTTCTGTGATCAAACGAATGACCAATGTTGCGATTAAAATAGGTAGAACGTTTATTCGCGATATAGTTACCTGAAACAATGTCCTATCCGGATACAACAGAATGCTCTCGCCATCCCCGATTAGCAGGCAGAAAATCACAGCCACCCGATACAAGGATCGAATCATGGTATCCCTCGGTGCTTCGAGAACCGCGATACTTAACGCCACGCGTTACAACAACGTTCGAGGTCCGGGTAGATCGTTGGTTAACGAACCGAGCGCCAATGACCGCTGATTCCACAGTTATCCACGACGAGTTTACGACGACGCGATAATCAGCGCTAGAATTCACACCGGGGACCATTGTGTTTGCTCTCGGCAAACGTTTTTGTAGTTGAAAATTACGGTTCTGTGAAAAATTCTCGCACGTCCCCGGTGTCGAATTATCGAGCAATTTCGCTGGAACTCTCGAACGGTGATAATCGTCGCGTTTTGGACATTTGCATACGCCCTGGTCGCGATTATTCAAATGCCTTCGGAGTTTTGGGGGAATTTCGTCCTGATTTGCagtattttgagaaaaatgtaaattttatacagGCTTTgcattgtttaaaatgaaatgatggTAGATAGTGTAGGATTGGTAACGAGCCGATTGTCGACGGcgtttacgttttattttgtgtaattgaattttatggTAGGTTGATTTACagaattttaggaaaaatgTTGGTTTTATACGGGTTCTGGACCAGTTAAAAATAAGTGAAACGAAAGTGTCGATAATGTTTGTGGAGAATTCTGTGCTCTCGACGTGGTTCGTCTTCGTCAATATGTAGACGAATTCCAGCAACTGGGAATCTATGAAGTTTGTTTGATAACCTCGGCCCAATCGACCTAATTTCGGCTACTTGGCCTGCTTTCGAACCTCGTTTATGTTAATCGGTGTCCTTCCTTGTTAATAGATTACCAATTTTCCTGCTCCGTTTCGCGAGGATTCAAGAAAAACCAAAATAAGTCGGCCACTTTGAACCAAACCAATTAGACAAAATGCATATATTTACCTACATtcatatatttcttaaaaattccaatttgattaataaattcccCCCAATAAAACCAGAGAAATCTAACTCCGAAATTTAAAATGCCCGAAACATCATCCCTTTTCCATCGACTTATTTCCGATCGAAAAGTCACCCGTTTCGCGGTTGTATCGCCATTAACCGACCACTGTACCACTGATCGATTGTTAACAAAGCGAGGCATCGATTCGAACGGAATTTCTGTTTCATCGGTCGCTTTAACCGTCGAAACGCAAGGGGTGGCCCGATACGAGCGCGTTTTATCAGAGTGTTCAACGGCTGCTTGGAAAATCGGCGCGCGATTCATCGGCGCGCGATTCATCGGCGCATCAGCTTAACCCCCCGGCAGCGATAGCGTTGTAAATCCAATAATTGCCCGGGCCAGGCCGTTAAACagctttaattaattccgtttCCAGCGTGCCGCGATTAACGACTGAAGTTGAATTAAAATCTCATCCGAGGACGCTCCCCTTTCCCGTTGCGAAAGTTTGCCCCCCTCTCCCCGACCCCGTCCCCGATCCCTTGCCCATCGTTTCGCGTCGCGTCAAAAGCTTCTGGTTTCTTAACGGACAATTTTCACGTGACTGATTTATCGCTTTCGTCCTCGATTAAAGTTATCTCTCATTGTTCCGTCGAACCACGCATTTTACCCAAAATTTAATGACGATAATTCGTGTGGAGCTTGTATTTCTGGTAGATAAACTAATaactttgttatatttttgtttggtacgaattacagtaaaattatttggttcACTTGATAATTGTTACGTGTTCATATCATgacattttcatattttatattatttgttattatatcgTTTTAGATTCAGACTAGGTGGGCTACTTTAAATGATTCATTTACAGCCTGTGTACACCGTCCCGTTTAGTTCAAATGTTCTACCTGAGACattcaattaattgttatattaattctaCGTTTTCCCCTAAGCATGTCGTAAAAAGTTGCACAGTCTTTCATCagatcattttttcaattcgatCATTTTGGGAGAAAATGTTCCTTGCGACAAATAGCCtgaactattattattattatcagaTGTCCCCCAAAAAGCACGCGAAACGTCGTCGGAATCAAAGCACTGTCGCTTTCCCCACAAGTTTCCCGATTTGAACGACATTGGCATTGGATGTCGGCGACTGGCTGGGAGTAACAAGCATCCAGATCGCTTTGATTCGTCTCACCCTCTGTACTCAGCCCTCCATTTCGTGTTTCCCATCTCGTCCTTTCGTGCTGCAAGGAATTTCGCTGGGAAACGCGAGGAGCGGAGCCCTCCCTCCTTGGACATTCGGAAACGACCTTGCGACCCTTTACTCAGAATCAATTTCGAGGAAGCCGAGTTCAGGTATCGAGATAAGGTGTATACATACcatttcgttcgtttattcCTTTGGATTCCCTCGCAAAGAGCATGAGTAACATCCAGAAGGTTAAATAAGGTCTTCGCATGTCTGACCAGTTCGGAGTATTTCTACTGGCGttgataattaaaatcatCGACGAGGTATTATTCGTTTTCCATTGATCGTACTTGTCTTCTAGCTAGACAgggcaatttatttaaattagtttcACTTAGGTatctcaaatttttcaatagttattaattaaattcgatttttttaaaaggccattttcatttttactcaTCACGCCTCTTACATAGTTAGAGTAGAATCAATAAAGGGGGTCGATGTTGTTCACATAGATCtacgaatatgaaaaatttgcaGCAAATCCATGGATGTGAAAATGGAATGGTTTCGTTGATTTTAAATAAGGTCTTCGCAGGGCGTATCTGATCAATGCTGCATATT
It contains:
- the LOC128873527 gene encoding uncharacterized protein LOC128873527 — encoded protein: MIRSLYRVAVIFCLLIGDGESILLYPDRTLFQLEPTIIPARQMRDLNLQDTYATIENALDRHGWRDGRECLLRTICELAETPFGRTRGQDVLQEVIHLILTPTEDLPGTGNSTHQSVDELYQEAERLGRSGGDCILAYPDCVESPLESFTEIALT